The Malus domestica chromosome 10, GDT2T_hap1 genome contains a region encoding:
- the LOC103429730 gene encoding uncharacterized protein isoform X23: MSKPSLRLQFTKLLVFYHVLLWQLGHWPQSKLHCRADVARLPEDEVSALRDFMSNTELRPEQIIEVTYCSDVVRTYGFVIECNCTNESGCRITGIRMSYLGLTGTIHEKVGDLTSLTYLILSNNTLHGGIPDTIGNLKNLQVLDLSRNQLNGSIPASLGRLVSLEYLYLQYNLLSQGIPPSFGSLTKLTELNLQFNMISDSIPEDFGNLSSLTIMELSENQLSGPLPQSLGNLTTLTTFYVSANNLSGKFPETYGNLTSLKKFSIAGNYISGPLPVETIAKWTNITHLVLVGNNFEGNLTEKIFRLPKLQYLLITDLANNSFPLPPKINNSANFISLTLRNCSINGTIPKYIGENMTSLRYLDLSFNKLTGGLPQNMSSKMIYMSFSRNMLNGTIAPSILGDSQTRIDLSFNYFSAEGSPVQSNQQLNLFACCRNSSTTEPQMMDPFEMKNRYCPENEPEYHSLFINCGGEETIVDGHQYDQDNDTSLFYTSPKKSWAYSLSGDFGVPESNTSNYIKSMTRGVHEAPLYEKARFSPISLEYYVFCLRKGNYIVTLYFKEIVDSKDEDYSSLRKRVFDVYIQDVRRLDYFKIREEEGTTEGPITKKISAVVVNDSGLLNIHLYWPGKGSYQYHPSFNGPLISAISVTPEFDPDKSKGQFVALITLASIVAALPLSLAFAWRMGWLPSEGFPKIETSQEKIVDEYQDSEELPSQEENGDEQRNTKDQGTRKNTEKYQGQEEIGDEHQDNEELPSQEEIGDEHQDNEELPSQEEIGDEHQDNEELPSQEEIGDEHQDNEELPSQEEIGDEPRNTKGQEEVGDEQRNTKDQGRRKNTKTKRKKKEKLGDEHPNIVKKLGMFGLSYGFPLGMSSEELPSQEEIGDKHQDSEEFPSKEEIGDEHQDSEELPSQEEIGDEQRNTKGQQEINDEQRNTKDQGRRKNTETKRKKKEKIGDDHPDTVKKLGQEEIGEEHQDSEELPSQEEIGDEQRNTKGQEEIGDEQRNTKDQGRRKNTETKRKKKEKIGDERPNTIKKLGMFGLSYGLPLDMSSEELPSKEEIGDEHQDSEELPSQEEIGDEQRNTKDQGRRKNTETKRKKKEKIGDERPNTVKKLGMFGLSYGLPLDMSSEELPSQEEIGDEQRKTKDQGRWKNTETKRKKKEKIGDEHPDTVKKLGMLGLSYGFPLGMSSEELPSEEEIGDEQQDSEELPSQEEIGDEQRNRKGQEEIGEEQRNTKDQGRQKNTETKRKKKEKIGDEHPDTVKKLGMFGLSYGFPLGMSNEELPSQEEIGDEHQDSEELPSQQEIGDEQRNKKGQEEIGDEQRNTKDQGRWKNTETKTKKKEKIGDEHPDTVKKLGMLGLSYGFPLGMSSEELPSEEEIGDEHQDSEELPSQEEIGDEQRNRKGQEEIGDEQRNTKDQGRRKNTETKRKKKEKIGDEHPDTVKKLGMFGLSYGFPLGMSSEELPSQEEIGDEHQDSEKLPSQEEIGDEQRNMKGQEEIGDEQRNTKDQGRRKNTETKMKKKEKIGDEHPDIVKKLGMLGSSYGFPLGMSSEELPSQEEISDEHQDNEELPSQEKIGDEQRNTKGQEEIGDEQRNTKDQGRRKNTKTKMKKKEKIGDEHPDTVKKLGMLGLSYGFPLGMSSEELLSQEEIGDEHQDSEELRSQEEISDEQRNTKGQEEIGDEQINTKDQGRRTNTKTRRKKNEKIGDEHLDAVKELINATENFSDKKKLGHSETFFMAQLPSHTVAVKKLDSAHFKGKIDKLKEEIGIIESLQHNNILKLLHAYIGKDLQFLVYEYMENKSLEDILFGSSTSGTIKLDWNTRVNICLGIAQGLQYLHERVQIVHTNIKSANILLNEKLEAKISDFGFANLYSEEDKVMAIGRETKKGYTAPEYLQTDDLDSKLDVFSFGVVVLEIVSGERNVRNQSKKETEVLLDRAYKANRNGNLKSLVDKNLSTFDEREALIILKLALECTTMGASVRPEMSGVVSVLLGEKSIDEVCSPAKPTGDINVVGSLEELAGISDMAAKPTGDINVVGSLEESAGISDMAESLSPLWGS; the protein is encoded by the exons ATGAGTAAGCCTTCTCTAAGACTGCAGTTTACTAAGCTTCTTGTTTTTTACCATGTTCTACTTTGGCAACTTGGACACTGGCCTCAATCCAAACTCCACTGCAGAGCCGACGTGGCTCGACTGCCGGAAGATGAAG TGTCTGCTCTCCGTGACTTTATGAGCAACACAGAGTTAAGGCCAGAGCAAATCATTGAGGTGACGTATTGCAGTGATGTAGTCCGGACTTACGGTTTTGTCATCGAATGTAATTGCACTAATGAGAGTGGATGCCGGATCACTGGAAT TAGAATGAGCTACTTAGGTTTAACTGGAACTATTCATGAAAAAGTGGGTGATCTTACAAGCCTAACCTACCT CATTCTATCCAACAACACACTTCATGGCGGAATACCAGACACCATTGGGAATTTGAAGAATCTCCAAGTCCT GGATCTATCGCGAAATCAACTCAATGGTTCAATACCAGCAAGCTTAGGGCGCTTGGTTTCTCTTGAATATCT ATATCTGCAATACAACTTGCTTAGCCAAGGTATACCACCAAGTTTTGGTTCACTGACGAAACTTACTGAATT GAATCTGCAGTTTAATATGATATCAGACTCAATTCCTGAGGATTTTGGAAATCTTTCGAGTCTTACAATTAT GGAACTGTCTGAGAATCAGCTGTCTGGTCCTCTTCCACAAAGCCTCGGAAACTTGACAACTCTCACAACCTT CTATGTGTCAGCCAATAATTTGAGTGGGAAATTTCCAGAAACTTATGGAAACCTCACAAGCCTGAAAAAGTT TTCGATAGCCGGGAATTACATTTCTGGTCCCTTACCAGTTGAAACCATAGCCAAGTGGACTAATATCACTCACCT GGTGCTCGTGGGAAACAATTTCGAAGGAAACTTGACTGAAAAAATATTCCGCTTGCCAAAGCTTCAGTATCT GTTGATAACTGACCTggcaaataatagtttcccaTTACCACCAAAAATCAACAACAGTGCCAATTTCATTTCTCT AACACTGAGGAACTGCTCAATCAACGGCACAATCCCCAAATACATTGGTGAAAATATGACATCCCTAAGATACCT AGACTTGAGCTTCAATAAGTTAACTGGTGGCCTCCCTCAGAATATGAGTTCAAAAATGATTTACat GTCTTTTTCTAGAAATATGCTTAACGGGACAATCGCACCTTCGATACTTGGGGACTCCCAAACTAGGAT AGATCTTTCGTTCAACTATTTTTCAGCAGAAGGCTCTCCAGTACAAAGCAACCAACAACT GAACTTGTTTGCATGCTGCCGCAACTCCTCAACCACTGAGCCACAAat GATGGATCCATTTGAAATGAAGAACAGATACTGTCCTGAAAACGAACCGGAGT ACCATTCCTTGTTTATTAATTGTGGTGGTGAAGAAACAATCGTAGATGGGCATCAATATGATCAAGATAATGACACATCCCTCTTTTACACAAGTCCAAAGAAAAGCTGGGCTTACAGCCTTTCCGGAGACTTTGGTGTACCAGAAAGTAATACTAGTAATTATATCAAGAGCATGACACGTGGAGTTCATGAGGCACCGTTGTATGAAAAAGCTCGGTTTTCCCCGATATCTCTCGAGTATTATGTTTTTTGTCTACGCAAAGGCAATTATATTGTGACGCTTTATTTCAAGGAAATTGTAGACAGTAAGGATGAAGATTATAGTAGTTTAAGAAAACGCGTATTTGATGTATATATTCAG GATGTGAGGAGACTAGATTATTTCAAGATTAGGGAGGAGGAGGGAACTACAGAAGGACCAATAACTAAAAAGATTTCAGCTGTGGTTGTAAATGATAGCGGTCTATTGAACATCCACTTGTACTGGCCTGGAAAGGGATCGTATCAATACCATCCTAGTTTTAATGGACCTCTAATATCAGCTATTTCTGTGACTCCTG AGTTCGATCCCGATAAAAGCAAAGGTCAATTTGTTGCATTGATTACGCTTGCTTCAATTGTTGCTGCTCTGCCGCTTTCATTGGCTTTTGCTTGGAGGATGGGCTGGCTGCCAAGCGAAGGGTTCCCCA AAATCGAAACAAGTCAAGAAAAAATAGTTGATGAGTATCAAGACAGCGAAGAGCTCCCCA GTCAAGAAGAAAATGGTGATGAGCAGAGAAACACGAAAGATCAAGGCACGCGgaagaacacagaaaaatatcAAG GTCAAGAAGAAATAGGAGATGAGCATCAAGACAACGAAGAGCTCCCCA GTCAAGAAGAAATAGGAGATGAGCATCAAGACAACGAAGAGCTCCCCA GTCAAGAAGAAATAGGAGATGAGCATCAAGACAACGAAGAGCTCCCCA GTCAAGAAGAAATAGGTGATGAGCATCAAGACAACGAAGAGCTCCCCA GTCAAGAAGAAATAGGTGATGAGCCGAGAAACACGAAAGGTCAAGAAGAAGTAGGAGATGAACAGAGAAACACGAAAGATCAAGGCAGGCGGaagaacacaaaaacaaagaggaagaaaaaggaaaaactaGGTGATGAGCATCCAAACATCGTCAAAAAATTGGGTATGTTCGGATTGAGCTATGGATTTCCGTTGGGAATGTCAAGCGAAGAGCTCCCCA GTCAAGAAGAAATAGGTGATAAGCATCAGGACAGCGAAGAGTTCCCCA GTAAAGAAGAAATAGGTGATGAGCATCAAGACAGCGAAGAGCTCCCCA GTCAAGAAGAAATAGGTGATGAGCAGAGAAACACGAAAGGTCAACAAGAAATAAATGACGAGCAGAGAAACACGAAAGATCAAGGCAGGCGGAAGAACACAGaaacaaagaggaagaaaaaggaaaaaataggTGATGATCATCCAGACACCGTAAAAAAATTGG GTCAAGAAGAAATAGGTGAGGAGCATCAAGACAGCGAAGAGCTCCCCA GCCAAGAAGAAATAGGTGATGAGCAGAGAAACACGAAAGGTCAAGAAGAAATAGGTGATGAGCAGAGAAACACGAAAGATCAAGGCAGGCGGAAGAACACAGaaacaaagaggaagaaaaaggaaaaaataggTGATGAGCGTCCAAACACCATCAAAAAATTGGGTATGTTCGGATTGAGCTATGGATTACCGTTGGATATGTCAAGCGAAGAGCTCCCCA GTAAAGAAGAAATAGGTGATGAGCATCAAGACAGCGAAGAACTCCCCA GCCAAGAAGAAATAGGTGATGAGCAGAGAAACACGAAAGATCAAGGCAGGCGGAAGAACACAGaaacaaagaggaagaaaaaggaaaaaataggTGATGAGCGTCCAAACACCGTCAAAAAATTGGGTATGTTCGGATTGAGCTATGGATTACCGTTGGATATGTCAAGCGAAGAGCTCCCCA gCCAAGAAGAAATAGGTGATGAGCAGAGAAAAACGAAAGATCAAGGCAGGTGGAAGAACACAGaaacaaagaggaagaaaaaggaaaaaataggTGATGAGCATCCCGACACCGTCAAAAAATTGGGTATGTTGGGATTGAGCTATGGATTTCCGTTGGGTATGTCAAGCGAAGAGCTCCCCA GTGAAGAAGAAATAGGTGatgaacaacaagatagcgaagAGCTCCCCA gtCAAGAAGAAATAGGTGATGAGCAGAGAAACAGGAAAGGTCAAGAAGAAATAGGTGAGGAGCAGAGAAACACGAAAGATCAAGGCAGGCAGAAGAACACagaaacaaaaaggaagaaaaaggaaaaaataggTGATGAGCATCCAGACACTGTAAAAAAATTGGGTATGTTCGGATTGAGCTATGGATTTCCGTTGGGTATGTCAAACGAAGAGCTCCCCA GTCAAGAAGAAATAGGTGATGAGCATCAAGACAGCGAAGAACTCCCCA GTCAACAAGAAATAGGTGATGAGCAGAGAAACAAGAAAGGTCAAGAAGAAATTGGTGATGAGCAGAGAAACACGAAAGATCAAGGCAGGTGGAAGAACACAGAAACAAAGacgaagaaaaaggaaaaaataggTGATGAGCATCCAGACACCGTCAAAAAATTGGGTATGTTGGGATTGAGCTATGGATTTCCGTTGGGTATGTCAAGCGAAGAGCTCCCCA GTGAAGAAGAAATAGGTGATGAGCATCAAGATAGCGAAGAGCTCCCCA gtCAAGAAGAAATAGGTGATGAGCAGAGAAACAGGAAAGGTCAAGAAGAAATAGGTGATGAGCAGAGAAACACGAAAGATCAAGGCAGGCGGAAGAACACTGaaacaaagaggaagaaaaaggaaaaaataggTGATGAGCATCCAGACACTGTAAAAAAATTGGGTATGTTCGGATTGAGCTATGGATTTCCGTTGGGTATGTCAAGCGAAGAGCTCCCCA GTCAAGAAGAAATAGGTGATGAGCATCAAGACAGCGAAAAGCTCCCTA GTCAAGAAGAAATAGGTGATGAGCAAAGAAACATGAAAGGTCAAGAAGAAATAGGGGATGAGCAGAGAAACACGAAAGATCAAGGTAGGCGGAAGAACACAGAaacaaagatgaagaaaaaggaaaaaataggTGATGAGCATCCAGACATTGTTAAAAAATTGGGTATGTTGGGATCGAGCTATGGATTTCCGTTGGGTATGTCAAGCGAAGAGCTCCCCA gTCAAGAAGAAATAAGTGATGAGCATCAAGACAACGAAGAGCTCCCCA GTCAAGAAAAAATAGGTGATGAGCAGAGAAACACGAAAGGTCAAGAAGAAATAGGGGATGAGCAGAGAAACACGAAAGATCAAGGCAGGCGGaagaacacaaaaacaaagatgaagaaaaaggaaaaaataggTGATGAGCATCCAGACACTGTTAAAAAATTGGGTATGTTGGGATTGAGCTATGGATTTCCGTTGGGTATGTCAAGCGAAGAGCTCCTCA GTCAAGAAGAAATAGGTGATGAGCATCAAGACAGCGAAGAGCTCCGCA GTCAAGAAGAAATAAGTGATGAGCAGAGAAACACGAAAGGTCAAGAAGAAATTGGTGATGAGCAGATAAACACGAAAGATCAAGGCAGGCGGACGAACAcaaaaacaaggaggaagaaaaatgaaaaaataggTGATGAGCATCTAGACGCCGTCAAAGAATTAATAAATGCTACCGAAAATTTTAGcgacaaaaaaaaacttggtcATTCTGAGACATTTTTTATG GCACAACTGCCAAGTCATACTGTGGCCGTGAAGAAACTAGATTCCGCTCATTTTAAGGGAAAAATCGATAAACTGAAAGAGGAAATTGGCATCATAGAGTCATTGCAACACAACAATATCCTTAAACTGTTGCATGCTTATATTGGAAAAGACCTCCAATTTCTTGTTTACGAATACATGGAAAATAAATCCCTTGAAGACATCTTATTTG GCTCGAGTACTTCTGGCACAATCAAGCTTGATTGGAATACAAGGGTTAACATTTGCTTGGGAATAGCACAGGGTTTGCAATATCTACATGAGAGAGTACAGATTGTTCATACGAATATAAAATCTGCTAATATTCTTCTTAATGAAAAACTTGAGGCTAAGATATCGGACTTTGGATTTGCAAATCTTTATTCTGAAGAAGATAAAGTTATGGCCATCGGAAGAGAAACAAAGAA AGGCTACACGGCGCCAGAGTATTTGCAAACGGATGATTTAGATAGCAAACTGGATGTTTTCAGCTTTGGGGTGGTCGTACTTGAAATTGTTAGTGGGGAGAGAAACGTACGTaaccaatcaaagaaggaaactGAGGTTCTTTTAGACAGG GCTTATAAAGCAAATAGAAACGGAAATTTGAAGAGCTTGGTTGATAAGAATTTGTCTACATTTGATGAAAGAGAAGCCCTTATCATCTTGAAATTAGCATTGGAGTGCACCACGATGGGTGCTAGTGTCAGACCTGAAATGTCTGGAGTTGTTAGTGTTCTTCTTGGCGAAAAAAGCATTGACGAGGTTTGTTCACCTGCCAAGCCCACTGGCGACATCAATGTTGTTGGTTCCCTCGAAGAGTTGGCAGGCATTTCTGATATGGCTGCCAAGCCCACTGGCGACATCAATGTTGTTGGTTCCCTCGAAGAGTCGGCAGGCATTTCTGATATGGCAGAGTCTCTTTCCCCACTTTGGGGAAGTTGA